One Argonema galeatum A003/A1 genomic region harbors:
- a CDS encoding protein kinase domain-containing protein has translation MEIYCTRPNCPRPLNLFSDLDDPATLKRVSQKYCMTCGMPLILRDRYLPLKLLGQGGFGVAVLARDRDTPAMRRCVVKLFKPAGYLTPQQFVTAQNLFSREAEVLEELGNQHPQIPELFAFFELNVPSFPPGKQDQFFYLVQEYIDGEDLEEELDKKGKFSENEVLEVLRQILSVLQFVHEQGSIHRDIKPSNIMRDRQGRLYLLDFGAVKQVTKVASTGGSTGIYSMGFAPPEQMSGSQVYPSTDLYALAVTCLTLLTGKEPKELFDSYTNKWNWRNFVQVSDRNANVLDRMLLPTPNLRFKSAQEVLAALTPHQPPQTPPPPSISQPTVPPPSTTQPPLTAVAQPTSMPSRRAVGAFSTLELLGNGGFSGMMAGLLGIALHSLLGLSPISIGLGMLILGGLIFAQYRRTIEKVDLLIIGGIGFAIVWFLPFLRAGLAFPDFVILVIGAGLLAIAVTALFRLIYKLLSIMF, from the coding sequence ATGGAAATTTACTGCACTCGTCCAAACTGCCCTCGACCCCTTAATCTGTTCTCGGATTTAGACGATCCGGCTACTCTTAAGAGGGTGTCTCAAAAGTATTGTATGACCTGCGGGATGCCCCTGATATTAAGAGACCGCTATCTGCCATTGAAGCTGTTGGGGCAGGGAGGATTTGGAGTGGCAGTTCTGGCACGCGATCGCGATACGCCAGCCATGCGTCGGTGCGTGGTAAAACTCTTCAAACCTGCTGGGTATTTAACGCCGCAGCAGTTTGTAACTGCTCAAAATCTGTTTTCTAGGGAAGCAGAAGTTTTGGAGGAATTGGGCAACCAACACCCCCAGATTCCAGAATTGTTTGCTTTCTTTGAATTAAATGTCCCAAGTTTTCCGCCCGGAAAGCAAGATCAATTTTTTTATCTTGTGCAGGAATACATAGATGGGGAAGATCTTGAAGAAGAACTAGATAAAAAAGGCAAGTTTTCAGAAAATGAAGTATTGGAAGTATTGCGGCAAATTCTATCGGTATTGCAGTTTGTTCACGAACAGGGTTCTATTCACCGCGATATCAAGCCTTCCAACATTATGCGCGATCGCCAAGGTCGTCTGTACCTGCTAGATTTTGGGGCAGTCAAACAAGTGACGAAAGTAGCCTCAACTGGGGGTTCCACCGGAATTTATTCAATGGGATTTGCCCCTCCAGAACAAATGTCTGGTAGTCAAGTCTACCCATCAACTGATTTGTATGCTTTAGCTGTGACTTGTCTGACATTGCTGACAGGCAAAGAGCCGAAGGAACTATTCGATTCTTATACTAACAAGTGGAATTGGAGAAACTTTGTTCAAGTGAGCGATCGCAACGCCAATGTTTTAGACCGGATGCTTCTACCAACCCCAAATTTACGCTTTAAATCAGCTCAAGAAGTGCTGGCGGCACTCACTCCACACCAACCACCGCAGACACCCCCTCCTCCCTCTATATCACAGCCCACAGTTCCCCCCCCATCCACTACTCAACCGCCCCTGACTGCGGTCGCCCAGCCGACCAGTATGCCATCAAGACGTGCAGTTGGGGCCTTTTCCACGCTGGAATTGTTGGGTAACGGGGGATTCAGCGGTATGATGGCCGGACTTTTGGGAATTGCCCTTCACAGTCTGCTAGGATTGTCGCCGATTAGCATAGGATTGGGAATGCTAATTTTAGGCGGTCTAATCTTTGCCCAGTACCGCCGGACGATCGAAAAGGTCGATCTGCTGATTATTGGGGGTATTGGGTTTGCGATCGTCTGGTTTCTCCCGTTTTTGCGTGCTGGACTAGCTTTTCCAGATTTCGTTATTTTGGTCATTGGGGCAGGATTGTTAGCGATCGCAGTAACAGCTCTATTTCGTTTGATTTATAAACTACTTTCCATAATGTTTTAA
- a CDS encoding ABC transporter substrate-binding protein — translation MSQKNETKILVLALLITLGLVGGGLWWFNGKYGFSDKEKTSQNLPANQSPQQRISFGNKTLMPGEVRPEKQAGIEAIANANFSKAISNLETSLRANRNDPEALIFVNNARIRSQKSYTIGVSVPIGTDPNGASEILRGVAQAQNEINQAGGINGVKLKVAIANDDNNPETAKQVATELVKNQEILGVVGPYASDVTLAAGTVYQSGQLVAISPVSTSVKLSNFSRYVFRTVPSDYIAARALADYMLTKLQQKNAAVFFNSQSSYSLSLKSEFVTAVSLGGGQVSAEFDLSGPDFSASKSVEQAIQRGAQVLMLAANTESLDKALQVVRVNRKRLKLLGGDDVYTPKTLEIGAEEAVGMTVAVPWHIDADPKLSFSQQSRKLWGADVNWRTALAYDAVRSLIVALQRNPTRTGVQQALSSSDFSTTGASGTIRFLPSGDRNANIQLVQILPGNRSRTGYDFVPVSQQR, via the coding sequence ATGTCTCAAAAAAACGAAACCAAAATTCTAGTCTTAGCCCTTCTGATTACATTGGGATTAGTGGGCGGCGGCTTGTGGTGGTTTAACGGAAAATATGGGTTCTCAGACAAGGAAAAAACCAGTCAAAATCTACCTGCTAATCAATCTCCGCAACAGCGCATCAGTTTCGGGAATAAGACTTTAATGCCGGGAGAAGTCCGACCGGAAAAACAGGCAGGAATTGAAGCGATCGCAAATGCAAACTTCTCCAAAGCTATTTCTAATCTGGAAACATCTTTGCGAGCAAATCGTAACGACCCAGAAGCCCTGATATTTGTCAATAATGCCCGAATTAGATCGCAAAAAAGTTACACAATCGGTGTATCTGTGCCAATTGGTACAGACCCCAACGGAGCTTCGGAAATTCTGCGCGGCGTCGCTCAAGCCCAAAATGAAATCAATCAAGCTGGTGGAATTAATGGGGTAAAGTTAAAAGTAGCGATCGCAAATGACGACAACAATCCAGAAACTGCCAAGCAAGTTGCCACAGAATTAGTGAAAAATCAGGAAATATTAGGTGTGGTAGGCCCTTATGCCAGCGATGTAACCCTAGCAGCAGGAACTGTTTATCAATCGGGACAACTCGTTGCTATTTCTCCAGTCAGTACTTCTGTAAAACTTTCAAACTTCAGCCGCTACGTTTTCCGAACTGTTCCCAGCGATTACATTGCTGCAAGGGCTTTAGCCGATTATATGCTGACAAAATTACAGCAAAAAAACGCAGCGGTTTTCTTCAACTCCCAGAGTTCCTATAGCCTATCTCTTAAATCTGAATTCGTTACCGCTGTTTCTTTGGGAGGCGGACAAGTATCGGCTGAGTTTGACCTATCGGGTCCCGATTTTAGTGCGTCTAAAAGTGTTGAACAGGCAATTCAACGGGGCGCACAGGTGTTAATGTTAGCAGCCAATACTGAAAGCTTAGACAAAGCGCTCCAAGTTGTTCGTGTCAACCGCAAACGCTTAAAATTGCTTGGGGGAGATGACGTTTATACACCGAAAACATTGGAAATCGGCGCTGAGGAAGCAGTTGGGATGACAGTAGCAGTTCCCTGGCACATTGACGCCGATCCCAAGTTAAGCTTTTCCCAGCAGTCTAGAAAACTTTGGGGTGCGGATGTAAACTGGCGAACAGCGCTAGCCTATGATGCGGTGCGATCGCTAATTGTAGCACTCCAGCGCAATCCGACGCGAACGGGAGTACAACAAGCTCTTTCTTCATCAGACTTTTCGACAACAGGTGCTTCTGGCACCATTCGTTTTTTGCCATCTGGCGATCGCAATGCTAACATCCAGCTAGTGCAAATCTTACCCGGTAACCGTTCTAGAACTGGCTACGATTTTGTACCAGTGTCGCAACAGCGTTAG
- a CDS encoding PstS family phosphate ABC transporter substrate-binding protein, whose amino-acid sequence MSHKNETTILVLAIIITASLVGAGFWWFTSRSGVNSGSLLNNQSNQSAQSDIETFAQVKRVPKGLFNYGGSTTWATIRRDLDPAIQTVWPQFRLRYTHPNSDTPSSGTGIAMLLDNQLSFAHSSRALEDKEYEQAKQRGFTLKEIPVAIDAFAVVVNPSLNIPGLTVDQLNNIYAGKITNWRELGGPNLKIKPYRKGDKDSNSHIQFVSTTTEALRKVATEPGAIFQASAPLLVVQCKVKALPLGRNLEQLIPPYKPPFVPLERCPSQRNQLNAEAFLSGEYPITRRLFVVIKENGQSDQEAGEAYAKLLLTNQGQELIKKAGFVRIK is encoded by the coding sequence ATGTCTCACAAAAACGAAACAACTATTTTAGTTTTAGCAATTATAATCACCGCCAGTTTAGTAGGCGCAGGTTTTTGGTGGTTCACCAGTAGATCGGGTGTTAACTCTGGCAGTTTATTAAACAATCAATCTAATCAATCCGCACAATCTGACATCGAAACTTTTGCCCAGGTAAAGCGCGTACCAAAAGGGTTATTCAACTATGGTGGAAGCACTACTTGGGCTACTATTCGCCGTGACTTAGATCCAGCAATTCAAACAGTTTGGCCTCAGTTTCGCTTGCGCTACACTCATCCCAATAGCGATACACCTAGTTCTGGTACGGGTATCGCTATGTTATTAGACAATCAACTATCTTTTGCTCATTCTTCTCGCGCACTTGAAGATAAAGAATATGAGCAAGCGAAACAAAGGGGTTTTACGCTCAAAGAAATTCCAGTAGCGATTGATGCCTTTGCTGTTGTCGTGAATCCTAGCCTAAACATTCCTGGTTTGACTGTAGACCAACTCAACAATATTTACGCAGGTAAGATTACCAACTGGAGAGAACTTGGTGGCCCCAACTTGAAAATCAAGCCCTACCGTAAAGGAGATAAAGATTCTAACAGCCATATTCAATTTGTTTCTACTACAACAGAGGCTTTGCGTAAAGTTGCTACTGAACCAGGAGCTATATTTCAAGCTTCAGCGCCACTATTAGTAGTGCAATGTAAGGTCAAAGCATTGCCGCTAGGCCGCAATTTGGAGCAGTTAATTCCGCCTTACAAACCACCTTTTGTACCTCTAGAGCGTTGTCCCAGTCAGCGGAACCAACTGAATGCCGAAGCTTTTTTAAGTGGTGAATATCCAATAACTCGTCGATTATTTGTGGTAATTAAAGAAAATGGTCAGTCCGACCAAGAAGCTGGGGAAGCTTATGCAAAATTATTGTTGACAAACCAAGGGCAAGAACTAATTAAAAAGGCTGGATTTGTGCGAATTAAATAA
- a CDS encoding PstS family phosphate ABC transporter substrate-binding protein gives MSQKNETGVLVLALIITLGLVAGGFWWFTQSSAINIGGLGKQSPNASNSETPTGSNPGIKQSGQSNLEDFPQVQNIPSGLFNYGGSTSWAPIRLSVDSAVQAARPEFRLRYVEPVGNTPSSGTGIKMLLDGKLDFAQSSRPILDREYNQAQQRGFGLKQVAVAIDGLAVAVNPNLNIQGLTLDQLKSIYTGNVTNWKELGGPDLPIEPYSRPDGSGGTVEMFREDILRGENFSSRVEFVPTTTAALRKLATSPGGIYYASAPEVVPQCSIKSLPLGRKAGEWIPPYQEPFVPPSQCPTQRNQPNIEAFQQGTYPIARNLFVIIKQNGQVEQQAGEAYAKFLLTGQGQEMITKLGFVRIR, from the coding sequence ATGTCTCAGAAAAACGAAACTGGAGTTTTGGTTTTAGCCCTAATAATTACATTAGGATTAGTGGCTGGAGGATTTTGGTGGTTTACCCAAAGTTCCGCAATTAACATAGGTGGTTTAGGCAAACAAAGCCCAAATGCTTCTAATTCTGAAACACCCACCGGGTCAAATCCTGGTATCAAGCAATCTGGACAATCAAACCTTGAAGATTTTCCCCAAGTGCAGAACATTCCTTCTGGACTTTTCAATTATGGTGGGAGTACGTCTTGGGCACCAATTCGACTATCAGTAGACTCTGCTGTTCAAGCGGCGCGGCCCGAATTTCGATTGCGTTATGTTGAGCCAGTTGGCAATACTCCCAGTTCTGGCACCGGAATCAAGATGTTACTGGACGGTAAACTTGATTTTGCACAGTCCTCCCGACCAATTCTCGATCGCGAATACAATCAGGCTCAGCAGCGCGGTTTCGGTCTTAAACAAGTTGCTGTTGCTATTGACGGTTTAGCAGTAGCAGTTAACCCAAACCTGAATATTCAAGGTTTGACTTTAGACCAGCTAAAATCTATCTACACCGGCAATGTTACTAACTGGAAAGAACTGGGTGGCCCCGATTTGCCGATCGAGCCATATTCGCGTCCAGATGGGTCTGGTGGTACGGTTGAAATGTTTAGAGAAGACATCCTCAGAGGTGAAAACTTCAGTTCGAGAGTTGAGTTTGTCCCCACTACCACTGCAGCGCTGCGAAAGCTAGCTACCAGTCCTGGTGGAATTTACTATGCTTCAGCGCCAGAAGTGGTACCGCAGTGCAGCATCAAATCCTTGCCCTTGGGCCGCAAGGCTGGTGAGTGGATACCCCCTTACCAAGAACCTTTCGTGCCACCCTCACAATGCCCCACTCAACGCAACCAGCCGAACATTGAGGCATTTCAGCAGGGGACTTATCCGATCGCACGCAACTTATTTGTGATAATTAAACAGAACGGTCAAGTAGAACAGCAAGCAGGTGAAGCTTACGCGAAGTTCTTGCTCACCGGCCAGGGCCAGGAAATGATTACCAAGCTTGGGTTCGTTCGTATACGCTAA
- a CDS encoding ATP-binding protein — MKNSTIAPRIILELIGSNWHSCLQVLKIALESGGWIGALLVVGENLELCQKLAQAGSEIVEMAQIAIDSLNSDHLQESTAKAGRMTAQKLCEKVPAIQLITLPGVEASLVVLSTGFNLWMQVESIKTSNSTNIAGRISLVFDSQRIAELLANPAIAIAAPQYSQLTAADLKNNNSTLKQLWLQLLPLVQSASLVIEEPEKFYSFFREADCAKPCRGSEKHEGWSENTFKFTAVSQMPSICEFSISPLNSSSPAVMLDPLFWDSPTGILFESLDGGILRANPAFEKLTGYAEAQLRRLDCRSISHPEDFAAEVRCIQQLMHGSLQRQTLQKRFICRDGGIIWTEITISHIASPEAEDSYLLVFVKDLSSIQRAEQELQKRRQWESLLSEIAATIRSTFDFPKILEIAVRQLRFALSTDRVVAYRLQPDQSGICTAEAVDPAYPTIWGQSFSAETIPATYLKAYCEGRLWHVADIHAEGLSSCHVQMLEAMKVRSMMAVPIQRVDEDLKPLQLRPLWGLILVHHCRTPRLWTADEQQLVQAVANQVAIAFEQSVRVQQLQVHAEELEERVKQRTRSLERSLQFEQLIRNLAKTLYRGDLEEDRMLQAAVEGLVQTLGVEGCYATLFDRHQVLLEVVCQYFQKGIESSWPILSRPESNLPPPASLVGMRLPMQNLPENCRSDILAGKSFYIANPDEKLALANRHPVLISPIWDAQGLIGTICVVPGVGLESVSRLCQLEADEIQLVEQVASQCAIAIFQSRTWRRLQAQNHELTTLNRVKGELIANTSHELRTPLTAILGFSGVLLQECFGPLNVKQKEYVDRINSSGQHLLEVINDILDLSRIEAGRLELEPQIVFIAEVVQSAIDLVREQALEQGLILEVEVEPSLEYFVADSRRLKQMLLNLLSNAIKFTPVGTVGLKVYKSRLLLEGRPTDRINFLVWDTGIGIDPAEQGQLFSPFSQIDSSLSRQYQGTGLGLAIARKLAELHGGSITLESCKGQGASFTLSLPL, encoded by the coding sequence ATGAAAAATTCGACTATAGCGCCAAGAATCATACTAGAACTAATAGGTTCAAATTGGCATTCTTGCTTACAAGTTCTGAAAATAGCCCTGGAATCTGGTGGGTGGATCGGGGCGTTACTCGTAGTGGGCGAAAATTTAGAGCTATGTCAGAAGCTGGCACAAGCTGGCTCGGAAATAGTAGAGATGGCTCAAATTGCGATCGATTCTCTTAATTCCGACCATTTGCAAGAAAGCACTGCTAAAGCAGGGCGAATGACGGCGCAAAAGCTTTGCGAAAAAGTCCCAGCAATCCAGCTAATTACCCTGCCTGGGGTAGAAGCGAGTTTAGTAGTGTTAAGCACTGGATTTAATCTGTGGATGCAGGTAGAATCCATAAAAACCTCAAACAGTACAAATATAGCTGGGCGAATTTCGCTAGTTTTCGATTCGCAAAGGATTGCTGAGTTACTTGCAAACCCAGCTATAGCGATCGCAGCACCGCAATACTCCCAATTGACCGCCGCAGACCTAAAAAACAATAACAGCACTCTAAAACAGTTGTGGCTACAGCTGCTGCCATTGGTTCAATCAGCTTCTTTGGTGATTGAAGAGCCAGAAAAGTTTTATAGTTTTTTCAGGGAGGCAGACTGTGCCAAACCTTGCAGAGGATCGGAAAAGCACGAAGGCTGGTCAGAAAACACATTTAAATTTACCGCAGTTTCACAGATGCCAAGCATTTGTGAATTCTCGATCTCACCGCTTAATAGTTCTTCACCTGCTGTTATGTTAGATCCTCTGTTCTGGGATTCCCCTACTGGCATTCTTTTCGAGAGCCTAGATGGCGGGATTTTAAGGGCAAATCCAGCTTTTGAGAAACTAACGGGTTACGCAGAAGCTCAATTGCGCCGACTGGATTGTCGATCGATCAGTCATCCCGAAGATTTTGCGGCTGAGGTGAGGTGCATTCAGCAATTGATGCACGGGAGTCTGCAACGACAAACGCTGCAAAAGCGCTTTATATGTCGCGATGGGGGGATTATCTGGACAGAGATAACGATTTCCCACATCGCCAGCCCAGAAGCAGAGGATAGCTACCTGCTGGTTTTTGTCAAGGATCTTAGCTCAATTCAAAGAGCAGAACAGGAACTCCAAAAGCGGCGACAGTGGGAATCACTTCTGAGCGAAATTGCCGCTACTATCCGCAGTACGTTTGATTTTCCCAAGATTCTGGAGATTGCGGTCAGACAGTTGAGATTCGCTCTGAGTACAGACCGGGTAGTAGCATATCGGTTGCAACCAGACCAAAGTGGTATTTGTACAGCAGAAGCGGTCGATCCTGCTTATCCGACAATTTGGGGGCAGAGTTTCAGTGCCGAGACAATTCCCGCAACTTATCTCAAAGCCTATTGCGAAGGTCGCCTTTGGCACGTGGCAGATATCCATGCGGAAGGTTTATCTAGCTGTCACGTACAAATGCTGGAAGCGATGAAGGTACGCAGTATGATGGCGGTGCCAATTCAACGGGTGGATGAGGACTTGAAGCCACTGCAATTGCGTCCGCTGTGGGGCTTAATACTGGTTCACCACTGTCGCACGCCCCGGCTGTGGACAGCAGACGAACAGCAGCTGGTGCAGGCGGTTGCCAATCAGGTGGCTATTGCCTTTGAGCAGTCGGTAAGAGTGCAGCAACTGCAAGTCCACGCAGAAGAATTGGAAGAACGAGTTAAACAACGCACTCGATCGCTGGAGCGATCGCTACAATTTGAACAACTGATTCGCAACCTGGCCAAAACGCTGTATCGGGGCGATCTTGAGGAAGATCGAATGCTCCAAGCTGCGGTAGAAGGCTTAGTACAAACTCTGGGTGTTGAGGGATGCTATGCCACCCTTTTCGATCGGCACCAGGTATTGCTGGAGGTAGTATGCCAATACTTTCAAAAGGGGATAGAAAGCTCCTGGCCGATCTTATCCCGGCCAGAATCGAACTTGCCACCACCTGCATCTTTGGTGGGTATGCGCTTGCCGATGCAGAATTTGCCAGAAAACTGCCGCAGTGATATTTTAGCTGGGAAAAGCTTTTATATAGCTAATCCAGACGAAAAATTAGCTCTAGCCAATCGCCACCCGGTACTGATCAGTCCGATTTGGGATGCACAAGGGTTGATCGGTACTATTTGCGTAGTCCCAGGAGTAGGTTTAGAATCAGTTTCCAGGCTGTGTCAATTGGAAGCAGATGAAATTCAACTGGTTGAGCAAGTTGCCAGTCAATGCGCGATCGCTATTTTTCAATCCCGCACTTGGCGACGCCTGCAAGCACAAAACCACGAATTGACAACCCTCAATCGTGTCAAAGGTGAGTTGATTGCCAATACCAGCCACGAGTTGCGGACGCCTTTGACTGCCATTCTTGGTTTCTCAGGTGTCCTGCTACAAGAATGCTTTGGCCCGCTTAACGTCAAACAGAAAGAATATGTTGACCGGATCAATAGCAGCGGTCAACATCTGCTGGAAGTGATCAACGACATTCTCGATCTGTCCCGAATTGAGGCGGGTCGCCTGGAACTAGAACCGCAGATAGTTTTCATCGCCGAAGTGGTACAAAGTGCGATCGATTTGGTTCGGGAGCAGGCCCTTGAACAGGGTTTGATTCTGGAAGTTGAGGTTGAGCCCAGCTTGGAATATTTCGTAGCAGATTCCAGACGCCTCAAACAAATGCTGTTGAATTTACTCAGCAATGCAATTAAGTTTACCCCAGTCGGAACAGTTGGTTTAAAGGTCTATAAGTCTCGTCTCTTATTAGAAGGCAGGCCAACTGACAGGATTAACTTTTTAGTTTGGGATACTGGCATTGGTATCGATCCTGCTGAGCAAGGGCAACTTTTTTCTCCTTTCTCCCAAATTGATAGTTCTCTATCTCGTCAGTATCAGGGTACTGGGTTGGGATTGGCGATCGCGCGCAAGTTGGCAGAACTCCACGGTGGTAGTATTACTTTGGAGTCTTGCAAGGGTCAGGGCGCAAGCTTCACCCTTTCTTTGCCGCTATGA
- a CDS encoding Crp/Fnr family transcriptional regulator — translation MAQQSLSLEPTTLNSDTPRPEGARPFLTWQRILDWANEHYRCRTFSKDEKIPARPGLLYLVQRGAVRMVGVAQVSATHRNLNSRASTVNQEEAFLGFVGAGQPFEIVAQSPFTLHSYAHIDQTSVVWMYWHDLDNWPHFRREVLDAFRYQHQRKLLWLSTLGQRRTIDRLLGFLTLLIEEYGEPCDQGYSLPWTLTHAQIGSAIGSTRVTVTRLMGKLRSRGLIHTQDDNLICLPTDTALRR, via the coding sequence ATGGCACAACAATCTCTTTCCTTAGAGCCAACCACTTTAAACTCAGATACACCCAGACCTGAAGGAGCTAGGCCCTTTTTAACATGGCAGCGCATACTCGACTGGGCGAACGAACACTATCGGTGTCGCACCTTCAGTAAAGATGAGAAAATTCCAGCTCGACCTGGGCTACTGTATTTGGTACAGCGGGGTGCGGTGCGAATGGTGGGCGTTGCCCAAGTGAGCGCGACCCATCGCAACCTTAACTCACGAGCCTCCACTGTCAATCAAGAAGAAGCTTTTTTGGGTTTTGTAGGTGCCGGACAACCATTTGAAATTGTAGCTCAGTCACCCTTTACACTCCACAGCTATGCCCATATCGACCAAACTTCTGTAGTGTGGATGTACTGGCACGACTTAGACAATTGGCCTCATTTCCGGCGGGAGGTTTTGGATGCGTTTCGCTACCAGCACCAGCGCAAGCTGCTGTGGTTGAGTACCCTGGGACAGCGGCGCACGATCGATCGACTATTGGGATTTCTCACCCTCTTAATCGAAGAATATGGCGAACCCTGCGACCAAGGCTACTCTCTACCCTGGACTCTCACACACGCTCAAATTGGTAGCGCCATTGGCTCGACTCGCGTGACAGTAACTCGCTTAATGGGCAAGTTACGTAGCAGAGGATTAATCCATACCCAGGATGATAATCTGATCTGTTTACCTACTGATACGGCGCTTCGCCGCTGA
- a CDS encoding DALR anticodon-binding domain-containing protein, with translation MESQESDDKGRQSSVNEGSPVAEYPAIKHLLLVWLQEAIDSIGQSLGIPAPHIPSDAVVENGVKAGTLALYQVKDETKILYVSSIALKLSKLWGIPILDLATAISEELSHSNVVQNTDSERYCMVEVIAPGLIHLQLSDLGISAWLQRLVGHGKSKVKSQKSKEKGDKEEIIAHSRLSHPKSHIFAVQYAHARCCSLLRLAHREGAIALVEPDRDTSPAHWGLVSPNPIPWLTSDKKLRLVHPAERALICHLFALQDNLYCLYPLGREINWEKTALALSDLFETFYSRCRIWGEVKREDLCLAQARLGLLVVTQTLLRLVLQDFLGVSAPLEL, from the coding sequence ATGGAATCGCAGGAAAGTGATGACAAGGGTCGGCAAAGTTCTGTGAATGAGGGTTCGCCAGTTGCTGAATATCCTGCTATCAAGCACCTACTGCTGGTTTGGCTGCAAGAAGCAATAGATTCGATCGGCCAAAGCTTGGGAATCCCAGCGCCTCACATACCCTCTGATGCGGTTGTTGAAAATGGGGTTAAAGCAGGAACTCTGGCTTTGTACCAGGTTAAAGATGAAACCAAAATATTGTACGTATCGTCGATCGCGCTCAAACTCTCAAAGTTATGGGGAATACCGATTTTGGATCTTGCTACGGCGATCTCAGAAGAATTGTCGCACTCAAATGTAGTGCAGAATACAGACAGTGAGCGATATTGTATGGTAGAGGTTATCGCTCCTGGTTTGATTCATTTGCAATTGAGCGATTTAGGCATATCAGCTTGGTTGCAGCGTTTGGTAGGGCATGGAAAGTCAAAAGTCAAAAGTCAAAAGTCAAAAGAAAAAGGGGACAAGGAAGAAATTATTGCCCATTCCCGACTTTCCCATCCCAAGTCCCACATTTTTGCTGTTCAGTACGCTCACGCTCGTTGCTGTTCGCTGCTGCGTCTTGCTCACCGAGAGGGTGCGATCGCTCTAGTGGAACCCGATCGCGATACCAGTCCGGCTCACTGGGGCCTTGTTTCTCCCAACCCGATTCCCTGGCTGACATCGGACAAAAAACTGCGGTTGGTACACCCAGCAGAACGCGCTCTGATTTGCCATTTATTTGCCTTACAGGACAATCTATACTGCCTTTACCCTTTGGGGCGCGAAATCAATTGGGAGAAAACGGCGCTGGCTCTTAGCGATTTATTTGAGACTTTCTACAGCAGATGCCGGATCTGGGGTGAAGTGAAGAGAGAAGATCTCTGTTTGGCTCAGGCAAGATTGGGGTTGCTCGTAGTTACTCAAACCTTGCTCCGGCTAGTGTTACAAGACTTTTTAGGTGTCTCGGCACCCTTGGAACTATAA
- a CDS encoding Cof-type HAD-IIB family hydrolase translates to MQEISVDRENRRIMPENEEAGDIQLLVLDIDGTLAGESNQIREPVKQAIKAVQAKGVKVAIATGRMYRSALRFHQDIGSQLPLIVYQGAWIQDPATQKVLRHLPVSKKLALQLLDYFEQPKLRSLLSVHFYINDRLYVRQITSETEIYAERSGIEPIPVGDLRLALSADDGQDIHPTKVLALSDDTDAIELLLGSLKQQYTPAELYLTKSVATFFEATNPLANKGTAVRYLAEEVLGLQASNVMAVGDNYNDVEMLEYAGVGVAMANGPSDVQAIAHWVAPSVEDDGVVAAIEKFIL, encoded by the coding sequence ATGCAGGAAATATCTGTCGATCGCGAAAACAGGCGCATTATGCCGGAAAATGAAGAGGCCGGAGACATTCAATTGTTGGTATTGGATATTGATGGCACTCTAGCAGGCGAATCCAATCAAATCCGAGAACCTGTCAAACAAGCCATTAAAGCAGTTCAAGCAAAAGGGGTCAAGGTGGCGATCGCTACTGGTCGGATGTACCGTTCTGCTTTACGCTTTCATCAGGACATCGGTTCCCAACTACCTCTGATAGTTTATCAGGGAGCTTGGATTCAAGACCCAGCTACCCAAAAAGTTCTTCGTCACCTGCCAGTATCAAAGAAATTAGCATTGCAACTCTTAGACTACTTTGAGCAACCGAAACTGCGATCGCTACTTTCTGTACACTTCTACATCAACGATCGACTTTACGTGCGCCAAATCACTTCCGAAACCGAGATCTATGCCGAACGTTCTGGTATAGAACCTATCCCAGTCGGCGACCTGCGCCTAGCCCTGAGTGCAGATGACGGACAAGATATCCATCCTACAAAAGTTTTAGCTCTCAGTGACGATACAGATGCGATCGAGCTATTGTTGGGTTCTTTGAAGCAGCAGTACACCCCAGCCGAACTTTACCTTACAAAATCTGTCGCCACCTTTTTTGAAGCCACTAACCCTTTGGCAAATAAGGGAACCGCAGTCCGTTACTTAGCCGAAGAAGTCTTGGGACTGCAAGCTAGCAACGTTATGGCTGTTGGCGATAACTATAACGATGTGGAAATGCTTGAGTATGCCGGTGTTGGCGTGGCGATGGCTAATGGCCCATCCGACGTGCAGGCGATCGCTCATTGGGTAGCTCCCAGTGTGGAGGACGATGGCGTCGTTGCTGCGATCGAGAAATTTATCCTTTAA